A genomic segment from Flavobacterium litorale encodes:
- the nhaC gene encoding Na+/H+ antiporter NhaC gives MDNTPTSTPEAKKLISLWQALIPIILLIIILAYNVYVYGDDALSGSNQFVLLIGGAIAAIVGFANKIPYTKMLEKVSKNIKSTAGAILILLLVGALSGTWLLSGIIPAMIYYGLQILNPDVFLPACVVICSIISIATGSSWTTSATVGIALIGIGNAMGINSGMVAGAVISGAYFGDKMSPLSDTTNLAPAMAGTDLFTHIRYMAFTTVPTYIITLIIFVVLGITQTTSGTADAPETLAAIKESFTISGWLFIVPLIVILLIVKKTEPLIALMLGTLLGGLFALIFQPELVAKIGGSNILNFTSGYKGVMNAITVETTVPTDNEMLQGLFTSGGMKKMMGTIWLILCAMVFGGVMEAIGALRTISNALLKVAKGIFGLFASTVASCAVLNVTASDQYLAIVVPGKMFADAYKEKGLAPENLSRTIEDSGTVTSVLVPWNTCGAYQSGVLGVGTLEYVPYAFFNIISPIMTLIFAAFGIKIRKLIKK, from the coding sequence ATGGACAATACTCCTACTAGCACTCCCGAAGCCAAAAAGCTAATTAGCCTATGGCAAGCACTTATTCCTATTATACTCCTTATTATAATATTAGCCTATAACGTTTATGTTTATGGCGATGATGCCCTTAGCGGCTCTAACCAATTTGTTTTGCTTATTGGTGGGGCAATTGCAGCTATTGTAGGGTTTGCCAACAAGATACCCTATACAAAAATGCTCGAAAAGGTATCTAAAAACATAAAATCAACCGCAGGAGCCATATTAATACTACTACTGGTAGGCGCGCTTTCGGGTACATGGTTACTTAGTGGTATTATCCCCGCCATGATATACTATGGCTTGCAAATACTCAATCCCGATGTTTTTTTACCTGCCTGCGTAGTAATATGCTCCATAATATCCATTGCAACAGGCAGCTCATGGACAACCTCGGCAACCGTAGGTATAGCCTTAATTGGTATTGGTAATGCTATGGGTATTAACTCGGGTATGGTAGCTGGTGCAGTAATATCAGGCGCTTACTTTGGCGACAAAATGTCGCCCCTATCCGATACTACCAACCTTGCCCCTGCTATGGCAGGCACCGATTTGTTTACGCACATCCGTTATATGGCATTTACCACCGTACCTACGTACATTATAACACTAATTATTTTTGTAGTTCTGGGCATTACACAAACTACATCGGGCACCGCCGATGCTCCAGAAACGCTAGCAGCAATAAAAGAAAGTTTTACCATAAGCGGATGGTTATTTATTGTTCCACTTATTGTTATACTACTCATCGTAAAAAAAACTGAACCCCTTATAGCCCTTATGTTGGGCACATTATTGGGTGGGTTATTTGCGCTTATATTCCAACCCGAACTCGTAGCCAAAATAGGAGGCTCAAACATACTAAACTTTACATCGGGGTATAAAGGTGTAATGAATGCTATTACGGTAGAAACCACTGTACCTACTGATAACGAAATGCTGCAAGGACTGTTTACATCGGGTGGTATGAAGAAGATGATGGGAACCATTTGGCTCATACTATGTGCTATGGTTTTTGGTGGTGTTATGGAAGCTATTGGTGCGTTACGTACCATTAGTAATGCATTACTAAAAGTAGCAAAAGGTATATTTGGGTTATTTGCGAGTACCGTTGCTAGTTGCGCCGTGCTAAATGTAACAGCATCCGACCAATATCTTGCTATTGTAGTACCTGGTAAAATGTTTGCTGATGCCTATAAGGAAAAAGGACTTGCTCCAGAAAACTTGAGCCGAACCATCGAAGATTCGGGTACCGTAACATCGGTACTAGTACCTTGGAATACCTGCGGTGCTTACCAATCGGGTGTATTGGGTGTTGGTACACTCGAATACGTACCGTATGCTTTCTTTAATATTATTAGCCCAATAATGACACTTATTTTTGCCGCTTTTGGTATTAAAATAAGAAAACTAATTAAAAAATAA
- a CDS encoding TIGR02757 family protein: MVANELKEFLDEKVILYNKPDFIESDPIQIPHLFTEKEDIEIAGFLAATIAWGNRKMIINNAHKMMNLMGNSPYDFIMNHKEHHLESLATFVHRTFNGTDFTTFVKALKNIYTKHNGLEAVFEKSLTSNSLQKSIHEFKKVFFEIEHAQRTQKHVSDPLKGSAAKRINMFLRWMVRNDTTGVDLGIWKSIPPAALSCPLDVHSGNVARKLGILTRKQNDAKALAELDVQLRLMDANDPVKYDFALFGLGVFEKF, translated from the coding sequence ATAGTAGCAAACGAGCTAAAAGAATTTTTAGACGAAAAGGTAATATTGTATAATAAACCTGATTTTATTGAATCGGATCCGATACAAATACCCCATTTATTTACCGAAAAAGAAGATATTGAAATAGCGGGATTTTTGGCTGCTACCATTGCATGGGGTAATCGTAAGATGATTATTAACAATGCGCATAAAATGATGAACCTGATGGGTAACAGTCCATATGATTTTATAATGAATCATAAAGAGCATCATTTAGAGTCGTTAGCCACTTTTGTACACCGTACATTTAACGGAACCGACTTTACTACATTTGTAAAAGCATTAAAAAACATTTATACTAAACATAACGGGCTCGAAGCAGTATTCGAGAAAAGCCTAACCAGTAATAGCCTACAAAAAAGCATACACGAGTTTAAAAAAGTATTTTTTGAAATTGAACATGCACAGCGTACTCAAAAACATGTATCAGATCCCTTAAAAGGCTCAGCAGCCAAGCGTATTAATATGTTTTTACGTTGGATGGTACGTAACGATACTACAGGGGTAGATTTGGGTATTTGGAAAAGCATACCGCCTGCAGCCCTCTCCTGCCCGCTGGATGTGCATAGTGGTAACGTAGCCCGAAAACTAGGCATACTTACCCGTAAACAAAACGATGCCAAAGCGTTAGCTGAATTAGATGTACAATTGCGCTTAATGGATGCTAATGATCCTGTTAAATACGATTTTGCACTATTTGGTTTGGGTGTATTTGAGAAGTTTTAA
- a CDS encoding ABC transporter ATP-binding protein yields the protein MIQAKNIHKHYGNLHVLKGVSLHIKKGEIVAIVGASGAGKTTLLQLLGTLDRPSKEEDTLLLINNENVLDMKDKVLSRFRNLQLGFIFQFHQLLPEFSALENVCIPGYIANKSKSEIETEAKRLLEYLGLSHRINHKPGELSGGEQQRVAVARALINNPAVIFADEPSGNLDTASAENLHKLFFKLRDEMGQTFVIVTHNEELANMADRKLVMSDGKIIQQ from the coding sequence ATGATACAAGCAAAAAATATACATAAACATTACGGCAACCTGCATGTTTTAAAAGGGGTAAGCCTACACATAAAAAAAGGTGAAATTGTAGCTATAGTGGGCGCATCGGGTGCTGGAAAAACAACACTATTACAATTGCTGGGTACGCTGGACAGACCTAGTAAAGAAGAAGATACATTGTTACTAATTAATAACGAGAATGTATTGGATATGAAGGATAAGGTGCTATCTCGTTTTCGGAACCTGCAACTGGGGTTTATATTTCAGTTTCATCAATTACTCCCTGAATTTTCTGCGCTCGAAAATGTTTGCATACCTGGTTACATTGCCAATAAATCTAAAAGTGAAATAGAAACCGAAGCAAAACGATTATTGGAATACCTGGGGCTCTCGCACCGTATTAACCACAAGCCTGGCGAATTATCGGGTGGAGAACAGCAACGTGTGGCTGTAGCTAGAGCGTTAATTAATAATCCTGCTGTAATTTTTGCCGATGAGCCTTCGGGTAATCTTGATACGGCATCGGCTGAAAACCTTCATAAACTATTTTTTAAACTTCGTGATGAAATGGGACAAACTTTTGTAATTGTTACCCACAACGAAGAATTAGCTAATATGGCAGACCGAAAACTGGTAATGAGTGATGGTAAAATAATACAACAGTAA
- the msrA gene encoding peptide-methionine (S)-S-oxide reductase MsrA encodes MENTKTETAIFAGGCFWCTEAFFTDLKGVTEVVSGYIGGTVENPTYKEVCSGSTGHAEAIKIIFNPDEVAYEDLLEVFFATHDPTTLNRQGADVGTQYRSEIFYTTPEQKVAAENFIKLLTEQNIFGKIIVTKVSEASTFYAAEDYHQDYYAQNQNQPYCQAVITPKLEKLKKNYKSKLKKQ; translated from the coding sequence ATGGAGAATACAAAAACTGAAACCGCCATTTTTGCTGGCGGATGCTTTTGGTGTACCGAAGCTTTTTTTACCGATTTAAAAGGAGTTACCGAAGTAGTTTCGGGCTACATAGGAGGAACAGTAGAGAATCCGACCTATAAAGAAGTGTGTAGTGGTTCTACAGGGCATGCCGAAGCGATTAAAATAATATTTAATCCGGATGAGGTAGCTTATGAGGATTTACTTGAAGTGTTTTTTGCTACACACGACCCCACTACGTTGAACAGACAAGGGGCAGATGTAGGAACCCAGTACCGAAGCGAAATATTTTACACTACTCCAGAGCAAAAGGTAGCTGCTGAGAATTTTATTAAACTACTTACAGAACAGAACATATTTGGTAAAATAATAGTTACTAAAGTATCTGAAGCTAGTACGTTTTATGCTGCCGAAGATTATCACCAGGATTATTATGCACAAAACCAAAACCAACCTTATTGCCAAGCGGTGATAACTCCAAAGTTGGAAAAACTTAAAAAGAATTATAAGTCGAAGCTTAAAAAGCAATAA
- a CDS encoding DUF6787 family protein, whose amino-acid sequence MEKLKKRWGITSNFQLVVIFIVFAITGSTSAYLSKPVLGYMNITKDTLPLYIYIPLYLILIFPIYQVLLVFFGFISGQFKFFWNFEKRMLKSIGLGFLFKK is encoded by the coding sequence ATGGAAAAACTAAAAAAACGTTGGGGCATAACAAGTAATTTTCAGCTTGTAGTTATTTTTATAGTGTTTGCTATTACAGGTTCAACATCAGCATACTTATCAAAACCTGTATTAGGGTACATGAATATAACTAAAGATACCCTACCATTATATATTTACATTCCGTTGTACCTAATACTCATTTTTCCGATATACCAAGTACTGCTTGTATTTTTCGGATTTATATCAGGACAGTTCAAATTTTTCTGGAATTTTGAAAAACGAATGCTTAAAAGCATAGGACTAGGATTTCTATTTAAAAAATAA
- a CDS encoding DUF6146 family protein, whose translation MKKCIGIVVMGILLFFSCKPQKSIQNQSSIAKKENPTQLGDTVRIANDELEYEVIIIDPGFNGWLASRAQRRGYYEQPYLEIKNQRWVTEWNIRARTPQRYGNLYLMEIDYRPQIDYGYEVNYLLYNYLVYFQQTNKQRLGGVVPEF comes from the coding sequence ATGAAAAAGTGCATTGGTATAGTTGTAATGGGCATACTGCTATTTTTTAGCTGTAAACCACAAAAAAGTATTCAGAATCAATCATCTATTGCAAAGAAGGAAAATCCTACACAACTGGGCGACACGGTACGCATAGCCAATGACGAACTGGAATATGAAGTTATAATTATAGATCCTGGATTTAACGGATGGTTGGCATCCAGAGCGCAACGCAGAGGCTACTATGAGCAACCTTACTTAGAAATAAAAAACCAACGTTGGGTTACCGAGTGGAATATACGTGCCCGCACGCCACAACGCTATGGAAATTTATATTTAATGGAGATAGATTACAGACCTCAAATAGACTATGGTTACGAGGTAAATTATCTGCTTTATAATTACTTGGTATACTTTCAGCAAACCAACAAACAAAGGCTTGGCGGGGTTGTACCTGAGTTTTAA